One window of the Gavia stellata isolate bGavSte3 chromosome 9, bGavSte3.hap2, whole genome shotgun sequence genome contains the following:
- the FOXI2 gene encoding forkhead box protein I2 — MHAFGPPAEPPPHAQELLDAAVCPGIYPPGRPLPRPRPPPAANPYLWLGGPAAPYLPAAPFLPSGCAPAQRPPPAPAGAERGWPALPPQQECPRPARPPYSYSALIAMAIHSAPGRRRTLSQIYQYVAENFPFYKRSKAGWQNSIRHNLSLNDCFKKVPRDEDDPGKGSYWTLDPNCEKMFDNGNFRRRRKRRAEAGAPEGAGGAPRPSCPAGLRGPPGADAPPVYGRAEAQA, encoded by the exons ATGCACGCCTTCGGGCCGCCCGCCGAGCCGCCGCCCCAcgcccaggagctgctggacgCGGCGGTGTGCCCCGGCATCTACCCGCCGGGccggcccctgccccggccccggcccccgcccgccgccaaCCCCTACCTGTGGCtcggcggccccgccgcgccctacctgcccgccgcccccttCCTGCCGTCGGGCTGCGCCCCCGCgcagcggccgccgccggcccccgcgggcgcggagcggggctggcCGGCGCTGCCCCCGCAGCAGGAGTGCCCGCGCCCGGCGAGGCCGCCCTACTCCTACTCGGCGCTGATCGCCATGGCCATCCACAGCGCGCCGGGCCGGCGGCGCACCCTCAGCCAGATCTACCAGTACGTGGCCGAAAACTTCCCCTTCTACAAGCGCAGCAAGGCGGGCTGGCAGAACTCCATCCGCCACAACCTCTCCCTCAACGACTGCTTCAAGAAGGTCCCGCGGGACGAGGACGACCCGG GCAAAGGCAGCTACTGGACCCTCGACCCCAACTGCGAGAAAATGTTCGATAACGGCAATTttcggaggaggaggaagagacgGGCCGAGGCCGGCGCGCCCgagggggccggcggggccccgcggccGTCCTGCCCcgccgggctgcggggcccccccggcgcCGATGCCCCCCCCGTCTACGGCCGCGCCGAGGCCCAGGCGTGA